In Zonotrichia leucophrys gambelii isolate GWCS_2022_RI chromosome 14, RI_Zleu_2.0, whole genome shotgun sequence, a single window of DNA contains:
- the LOC135454350 gene encoding hemoglobin subunit alpha-D has product MLTAEDKKLIQQIWGKLGGAEEEIGAEALTRMFYSYPPTKTYFPHFDLSPGSDQIRGHGKKVVAALSTAIKNIDNLSQALSELSNLHAYNLRVDPVNFKFLSQCLQVALATRLGKDYSPEVHSAVDKFMSAVASVLAEKYR; this is encoded by the exons ATGCTGACCGCCGAGGACAAGAAGCTGATCCAGCAGATATGGGGCAAGCTGGGCGGCGCCGAGGAGGAGATCGGAGCCGAGGCCCTGACAAG GATGTTCTACTCCTACCCCCCAACCAAGACCTACTTCCCCCACTTCGACCTGTCCCCGGGCTCTGACCAGATCCGTGGCCATGGCAAGAAGGTGGTGGCTGCCCTGAGCACTGCCATCAAGAACATAGACAACCTCAGCCAGGCTCTGTCTGAGCTCAGCAACCTGCACGCCTACAACCTGCGTGTGGACCCCGTCAACTTCAAG TTCCTGTCGCAGTGCTTGCAGGTGGCGCTGGCTACCCGCCTGGGTAAGGACTACAGCCCCGAGGTGCACTCTGCCGTCGACAAGTTCATGTCGGCCGTGGCCAGCGTGCTGGCTGAGAAGTACAGATAA
- the LOC135453939 gene encoding hemoglobin subunit pi: MTLTQAEKAAVVTVWAKVATQADAIGAESLERLFFSYPPTKTYFPHFDLSQGSAQLRGHGSKVMSAIGEAVKNIDDIRKALAKLSELHAYILRVDPVNFKLLSHCILCSVAAHYPSDFTPEVHAAWDKFLSSISSVLTEKYR, encoded by the exons atGACGCTGACCCAAGCCGAGAAAGCCGCCGTGGTCACCGTCTGGGCCAAGGTGGCCACCCAGGCTGATGCCATTGGGGCAGAGTCACTGGAGAG GCTTTTCTTCAGCTACCCCCCCACAAAAACCTACTTCCCTCACTTTGATCtgagccagggctcagctcagctccgTGGCCACGGCTCCAAGGTGATGAGTGCCATCGGGGAGGCCGTGAAGAACATCGATGACATCCGCAAGGCTTTGGCCAAGCTCAGCGAGCTGCACGCTTACATCCTCAGGGTGGACCCCGTGAACTTCAAG ctgctttcccaCTGTATCCTGTGCTCCGTGGCTGCCCACTACCCCAGTGACTTCACCCCAGAAGTTCATGCTGCGTGGGACAAGTTCCTGTCCAGTATTTCCTCTGTTCTGACGGAGAAGTACAGATAA